One genomic region from Electrophorus electricus isolate fEleEle1 chromosome 25, fEleEle1.pri, whole genome shotgun sequence encodes:
- the zgc:171534 gene encoding uncharacterized protein zgc:171534 has protein sequence MEYERVTVPSHVWTALCYKHHTNDMKSFSLGYMGQNQLDSDINVMPVSKMNSVLEKQYGTSVKIFDDHCFSENMKSQEFASSLYNQVQPPGSLRHGIPPNILYIIETALKYTGKLFPQNSAAGNNSSVADVTITKYFDSAVTFFKMLEEMKYKDKTTCLLTRVIKPNDKLGKGNLLHVSKHIECRLAQEQSDVTVGRPNAADGSPCKDEPVLGHRCVCATESGYKGCCTSPCLYQEKLKGYRCYSGDTQIECSPQYSAITVKGQNCLINHPCATYGKDHYWCYTDSDNWDYCSPPLWQSITINGKSCRFNHACGTYDRSYHWCHVDNDSNWNYCCTHDDCFSAINGKICKPDHSCGYHNKGYLWCYTTDGKWEYCCKQCTE, from the coding sequence ATGGAGTATGAGAGGGTCACAGTGCCTTCTCACGTTTGGACAGCTCTTTGTTATAAACACCACACTAATGACATGAAGTCATTTTCCCTTGGCTACATGGGGCAAAACCAGTTAGACAGTGACATCAATGTGATGCCTGTTTCAAAAATGAATTCTGTTCTGGAAAAACAATATGGTACTTCAGTTAAGATTTTTGATGATCACTGTTTCTCAGAGAATATGAAATCTCAAGAGTTTGCCAGCAGCCTTTATAACCAAGTACAACCGCCAGGGAGCCTAAGGCACGGGATACCCccaaatatactgtatataattGAAACAGCCCTGAAATACACAGGTAAATTATTTCCACAGAACAGTGCTGCCGGAAACAACTCCAGTGTTGCCGATGTGACTATAACAAAATACTTTGACAGTGCagtcactttttttaaaatgttggagGAAATGAAATACAAGGATAAAACCACATGTCTTCTGACCAGAGTTATTAAACCAAATGATAAGCTCGGAAAGGGAAACTTGCTTCATGTATCCAAACATATTGAATGTCGCCTAGCGCAAGAACAATCTGATGTTACAGTGGGACGCCCCAATGCAGCAGATGGGAGCCCCTGTAAAGATGAGCCAGTCTTAGGCCACCGATGTGTATGTGCCACAGAAAGTGGTTACAAAGGCTGCTGTACCTCCCCCTGTCTGTATCAGGAAAAGCTGAAGGGCTACCGGTGTTACTCCGGAGATACTCAGATAGAGTGCTCACCCCAATACTCAGCCATCACAGTAAAAGGACAGAACTGTTTGATCAACCACCCCTGTGCCACATACGGCAAAGACCATTACTGGTGTTACACAGACTCAGATAACTGGGACTACTGCAGCCCCCCTCTGTGGCAAAGCATCACCATAAATGGGAAATCCTGCCGTTTTAACCATGCCTGTGGCACATATGATAGAAGTTACCACTGGTGCCACGTTGATAATGACAGCAATTGGAACTACTGCTGTACTCATGATGACTGCTTCTCAGCTATAAATGGTAAAATCTGCAAGCCTGACCATTCCTGTGGCTACCACAATAAGGGGTACCTGTGGTGCTACACCACTGATGGCAAATGGGAATATTGTTGCAAGCAATGTACGGAGTAG